GGACTTAGTTTGATAAATTTGCAGTCCTTTTTTGGGGCGAGTAAGTCGGAATGCAACGGAATTTCGATGTCCAGAGGGTTGAAAATCAAGCCGATGTAGCTCAGCTGGCTAGAGCAGCTGATTTGTAATCAGCAGGTCGTGGGTTCGAGTCCCTCCATCGGCTCGGGTAAGATTGTTCATGATAGTGGCGGAAATTACATTCGACCCGAACCCTTTTAGAGGAACGCCTCAGGGGTATGAACAGCAGATGTGACCGAGTCACATATAGGTATTGGGGAGATACTCAAGCGGTCAACGAGGTCAGACTGTAAATCTGATGGCTACGCCTTCGTAGGTTCGAATCCTGCTCTCCCCACATCAACATCCAACGGGATGTGAACGTTTTGAAATACGATTCATTCGAATCCGGTCTATATAGATGAAAGAGTACACCTCTTGAATCTTCATGCTGGAATCTTGAATCAAAATTGCGGGAGTAGCTCAGTTGGTAGAGCATCAGCCTTCCAAGCTGAGGGTCGCGGGTTCGAATCTCGTCTCCCGCTCAAAGGTTGGTCCAACGGGATCTTCCATGAGCCTGACCATAATTGAAGGGTCATTGAATGATATAGGCCTCTCTGGTTATTTGATTGGCACCAGCCGATGTAGCTCAGGGGTAGAGCGCGTCCTTGGTAAGGACGAGGTCACGGGTTCAATTCCCGTCATTGGCTCAACAGAGTTTTTTTAATAGAGTAAACAACAACAAGAATAAAAACGAACAGCAATGGCTAAAGAAACATTTGACCGTTCAAAGCCACACGTCAACATTGGGACCATCGGTCATGTTGACCATGGTAAGACCACTTTGACTGCTGCCATCACCACTGTGTTGGCCAATGCAGGTCTTTCTGAAAAGAAGGATTTTGATGCTATCGATAACGCTCCTGAGGAGAAGGAAAGAGGTATCACGATCAACACATCACACGTAGAATACCAGACAGCCAACAGGCACTATGCCCACGTTGACTGCCCAGGTCACGCTGACTATGTAAAGAACATGGTGACAGGTGCTGCACAGATGGATGGAGCTATTCTTGTCGTTGCAGCCACTGATGGACCCATGCCTCAGACGCGTGAGCACATCCTTCTTGGACGTCAGGTAGGAGTTCCACGTATCGTAGTATTCATGAACAAAGTGGATATGGTAGACGATGAGGAGCTTCTCGAGCTCGTAGAGATGGAGATCAGAGAACTGCTCTCTTTCTATGAGTACGATGGCGACAACACACCTATCATCCAAGGTTCTGCTCTGGGTGCACTCAACGGTGATGAGAAATGGTCTAAGACCGTTCTCGAACTTATGGAGGCTGTAGATACTTGGATCGAGATTCCACTTCGTGAAGTAGATAAGGACTTCTTGATGTCTGTAGAGGATGTATTCTCTATCACAGGTCGTGGTACTGTTGCTACTGGACGTATCGAGACAGGAGTCATCAATTCTGGTGAAGAAGTCGAGATCCTCGGAATGCAAGAAGAAAAGTTGAAGTCCACTGTTACAGGAGTAGAGAT
Above is a genomic segment from Flavobacteriales bacterium containing:
- the tuf gene encoding elongation factor Tu, whose translation is MAKETFDRSKPHVNIGTIGHVDHGKTTLTAAITTVLANAGLSEKKDFDAIDNAPEEKERGITINTSHVEYQTANRHYAHVDCPGHADYVKNMVTGAAQMDGAILVVAATDGPMPQTREHILLGRQVGVPRIVVFMNKVDMVDDEELLELVEMEIRELLSFYEYDGDNTPIIQGSALGALNGDEKWSKTVLELMEAVDTWIEIPLREVDKDFLMSVEDVFSITGRGTVATGRIETGVINSGEEVEILGMQEEKLKSTVTGVEMFRKILDRGEAGDNVGLLLRGIDKGDIKRGMVIAKPGSITPHTEFKAEIYVLKKEEGGRHTPFHNKYRPQFYFRTTDVTGEVNLEEGREMVMPGDNVTINVKLIVPVAMDKGLRFAIREGGRTVGAGQVTEIIS